CTATAAACACTGATAATATTCGCCCTTTTCAGACTCGGTTTCCCTTTGGCTCCAGCATTCTCGCTTTAACCTACCAGTGCCTATAAGTCGTACAGCTCATTCTTCAACAGGCACGCGGTCAGACTTTGAATAGTCCTCCCACTGCTTGTAAGCTAACGGTTTCATGTTCTATTTCACTCCCCTTCCGGGGTTCTTTTCACCTTTCCCTCGCGGTACTGGTTCACTATCGGTCACACAGTAGTATTTAGCCTTACGAGGTGGTCCTCGCTGATTCACATGGGATTCCTCGTGCCCCATGCTACTCGGGATTCAGCTACTATCCTTGAGTTTTCAACTACAGGACTTTCACCTTCTTTGGTGCAGTATTTAGCTGCTTCGTTTAACCGCTAGATTCGATATCGCTGTCCCACTACCCCAAAAGGTAAACCCTTTGGTTTAGGCTCTTCCCCTTTCGCTCACCACTACTTAGGGAATCTCTGTTTTGATTTCTCTTCCTCCAGCTACTAAGATGTTTCAATTCGCTGGGTTGGCTCTCTCCTGCCTATATATTCAGCAGGTAGTATATAGGGTTGCCCCATTCGGAAATCTCCGGCTCAATGTTTGCTTCCAACTCCCCGGAGCATATCGTCGGTAACCACGTCCTTCGTCGCCTCTGTGTGCCTAGGTATCCACCGTTAGCCCTTATTCGCTTGAACCACTCAAATTTTTGGTCTTTTAACTTTTGCATTCACAATTACAAATAGTTAGTTCTGATTACCTCGCCACTTCGCACTGATTTGACTCAGTACTCAGCACTGGGCACTCATCACTAAGAATGTCTGTGTCTGCCTGCTAATTTCGCGTTACTATGCAGTTTTCAAGGTTCTGGCTGAGACTAACTCAGCAGTCTGACTCCAAAGTCATGTTGCTGAACTCTCAATATATATCAATATTATTTTTCAATGGCACTCTTGCCACAGGTGGAGGTTAGCGGACTCGAACCGCTGACATCCTGCTTGCAAAGCAGGCGCTCTACCAACTGAGCTAAACCCCCAGATTATAATTTCTAACTCATAACTTTTAACTCGTCTTTAGTTACGAATTACAAATTACGAATTAGCAATTACTTTCAGGTGGGCCATCCTGGACTCGAACCAGGGACCTCACCCTTATCAGGGGTGCGCTCTAACCACCTGAGCTAATAGCCCATTTCGAACCAAATCATAGTTTGAAAGCTTTCAACAATATGCAAATGTCTGCGACCGACCTAGGAATGACCAACTTACTATCTATATAGCTGTTTGCTTTTCGATATCTAAGGGGTGTAGCTCTCCCTGAAAAGGAGGTGATCCAGCCACACCTTCCGGTACGGCTACCTTGTTACGACTTCACCCCAGTCACCAGTCCTGCCTTAGGCATCCTCCTCCACGAATGGTTGGAGTAATGACTTCGGGCACTACCAGCTTCCATGGTGTGACGGGCGGTGTGTACAAGGCCCGGGAACGAATTCACTGCAGTATGCTGACCTGCAATTACTAGCGATTCCTCCTTCACGCAGGCGAGTTGCAGCCTGCGATCTGAACTGAGCTCCGGTTTACGGGATTTGCTTGCATTCGCATGCTTGCTGCCCTCTGTCCGGAGCATTGTAGTACGTGTGTAGCCCAAGGCGTAAGGGGCATGCTGACTTGACGTCATCCCCACCTTCCTCCGGTTTGTCACCGAGCAGTCTCTCTAGAGTGCCCAACTTAATGCTGGCAACTAAAAACGAGGGTTGCGCTCGTTGCGGGACTTAACCCAACATCTCACGACACGAGCTGACGACAGCCATGCACCACCTGTGTTCGCGCTCCCGAAGGCACTCTTCTCTTTCAAGAAGATTCGCGACATGTCAAGCCTTGGTAAGGTTCTTCGCGTTGCATCGAATTAAACCACATACTCCACCGCTTGTGCGGGCCCCCGTCAATTCCTTTGAGTTTCACCGTTGCGTAGCGTACTCCCCAGGCGGGATACTTAACGCGTTAGCTACGGCACGGCTCGGGTCGATACAAGCCACGCCTAGTATCCATCGTTTACGGCTAGGACTACTGGGGTATCTAATCCCATTCGCTCCCCTAGCTTTCGTCCCTCAGTGTCAGTTACGGCCTAGCAGAGCGCCTTCGCCACTGGTGTTCTTCCTGATCTCTACGCATTTCACCGCTACACCAGGAATTCCCTCTGCCCCGAACGTACTCTAGCTATGTAGTTTCCACTGCTCTTATCTAGTTGAGCTAGACTCTTTAACAGCAGACTTACATTGCCACCTGCGGACGCTTTACGCCCAATCATTCCGGATAACGCTTGCATCCTCCGTATTACCGCGGCTGCTGGCACGGAGTTAGCCGATGCTTATTCCTCAGGTACCGTCATTGTGTTCTTCCCTGAGAAAAGAGGTTTACGACCCAAGAGCCTTCCTCCCTCACGCGGTATTGCTCCGTCAGGCTTTCGCCCATTGCGGAAAATTCCCCACTGCTGCCTCCCGTAGGAGTCTGGGCCGTGTCTCAGTCCCAGTGTGGCTGATCGTCCTCTCAGACCAGCTACTGATCGTCGCCTTGGGAGTCCATTACACTTCCAACTAGCTAATCAGACGCGAGCTCATCTTCAGGCAGCAAGCCTTTCACCTTTCGGCACATCCGGTATTAGCCACCGTTTCCAGTGGTTGTCCCAGACCTGAAGCCAGATTCTCACGCGTTACTCACCCGTCCGCCACTATGTCCGAAGACACCGTTCGACTTGCATGTGTTAAGCATACCGCCAGCGTTCATCCTGAGCCAGGATCAAACTCTCCGTTTTGTGGAAAGCTCTATAGCTCATTTAGCTGCTCTTTTTTAACTTCAGCTTAGTTATTTTTATTTGATTTGCTTGACGCAATACACTTGCTGTATAATCGCTTTCAAACTATAATATTTTCAAGGTTCGGTGTCCCTGTAAGCGTCGCTCTTTCGCGCTCCGCTTCAAGCACTTATTCAATATAGCGAACCTATCTCCTTGTGTCAACTATTTTTCCCAAAATAACTTTGGACGGTTTTTCTGTCTCCTGAAACTAACTACAGTGTTGGGTTGTAGGCAACAATGGTTTATGCACTGTGTTGACTAAGGATGGAACAAGCGTGAATTTTCAGTCGATAATAAGTTTACTGAATCATTTCTGGGGCGATCGCGGTTGTCTTATTGCCCAGTCATACGATATTGAGAAGGGGGCTGGTACTAAGAATCCCCAGACTTTTTTAAGAGCATTGGGACCAGAACCCTGGGCTGTTGCTTATGTTGAACCCTGTCGTAGACCTACTGATGGACGCTACGGCGAAAATCCCAACCGCTTTCAACACTATTATCAGTACCAAGTTCTGATTAAGCCATCACCAGATAATATTCAGGAGATTTATCTTGATTCGTTAAGAGCTTTAGGTATTCGTCCTGAAGACCACGATATTAGGTTTGTAGAGGATAACTGGGAAGATGCAACTGTGGGAGCTTGGGGTACTGGGTGGGAAGTATGGTTAGATGGGATGGAAGTTACTCAATTTACCTACTTTCAACAGTGTGGAGGAATTGATTGCCGTCCGGTGTCGATTGAAATTACATACGGGCTAGAGCGGCTGACAATGTATCTCCAGCAAGTAGAAGCATTTACTAAGATTCAGTGGACAGACAACATTACTTATGGCGATGTTTTCCTGCAAAGTGAGATTGAGCAATGCACATACAACTTTGAAGCGTCAAATCCTGAGTTGCTACTGACATTATTTAATTTGTATGAGCAGGAAGCTACCCAATTGACAGAGCGAGGATTGGTAGTGCCTAGCTTAGATTATGTAATGAAGTGTTCACACACATTCAATCTGCTGGATGCTAGAGGTGTGATTTCGGTGACGGAGAGAACTCGCTATATTGGCAGGATTCGGTATTTGGCTAGGAAGGTAGCTCATTTATATGTTGAGCAAAGGGAGAAGTTGGGTTTTCCGTTGCTCAAAGATACTGTGAGTTCAACAGGAAACCCTATATCCTAAAGGGTGCGGCTACCCGAACTAAGTACAGCTTTGTGTAAAATAAGAGCGTTTTTGAAGGCAGAGGAACGCAAAGTAAAGGCAAAAGTACGCAGGCAGGGTCGTACCAAATTTAATTCACTACGATTTTGTGTTCTGTTTATCCTTGTGGCACAGAGGTTTAAGCCAGGTATATTTTTTTGATCTGGCTTTTGCTAAAAAATAGAAGTACGGTTAAATATTGTATCTAGAACATTAAAGCTACAAGAAGGATAAGGTCCGCCTGTGCGGGCTTTGTTTATATAAACTTGATGGATTATACTCACCACAAGCATAAAAACTTTTCGCTGTTGCTGATTAGAGAGATAAAAAGCTCACGCAGAGGTGCTTCAAGCACAGATAATAAGAATTTGGAATATTTGATTTTTGACTTTCATAACCAAATTCAGCAACGCCGACTTTTCTTTATTGCTGCCCTGTCTATATTTAAATCACCTGCAAATTCAGGTTGCCAGGTGCTTTTACAAAAATCTTATGATTCAAACCAGTGGTGTAATTATTTGTCTTGGCTACATTTTTGGGTTGCTGCTTACAGCAGTTCCTTGGGGTGGTGTGGGGATTTTGGTTGTGGGGATTGTGGGAGCAATACTCTTTAGAAAACGCACCACACTACAGCAATTTGCTCAGAAACCGGAAAATGCTGGAAGTAAAAATAAGGCAGTGCCTAATATTTGGCAAAGTACTCCCCATCCTCGAATATGGCTAGCTGCTGGCTTGGTGGGATTATTGGCAACTTTATATTTTCAATGGCGAATGCCACAACCGGGTGCAAAAGATATTAGTCAGTTTGTCCCGCCTGGAAATAGCAGCAATCAAGAACAACTTGTGATTGTACGCGGTGAAGTGGCGAGTAATCCCCGCTTAACTCGCAGTCAGCGAGGACAATTTTGGCTGGAAACGACTCAGTTAGATGAAGTTAAAAATGATAAAGGTTCAGCAGGTGTCCCACAAGGGGTTACAGGCAAATTGTATGTGACAGTCCCCATACTTCAGGCTACTGGGTTATACCCTAGTCAACAAATTGCCGTGACTGGGATTTTGTACAAACCAAAGGCGGCTTCCAACCCTGGCGGTTTCGATTTTCAGAAGTTTCTCAAGCAGGAAGGAACTTTTGCTGGTCTAATTGGGCGACAAATAAATGTTTTAGATCAGGAACGTAAATGGGGATGGTGGCAAATTCGGGAGCGAATTGTGCGCTCGCAAGTTCGTTGGTTGGGTATTCCTGAAGGACCTCTTGTCAGCGCAATGGTTTTAGGTAGCAAAGCTGTTGATTTACCCTACGATATCCGAGACTTATTTGTACAAGCCGGATTAGCTCATGCTTTAGCAGCTTCTGGGTTCCAAACCTCTTTGATTCTGAGTTTAATCTTACAGTTAACGAGACGGGCAAGAAAAGGAACACAATTTACCCTTGGGTTTTTGGGTTTAATCATTTTTCTGAGTTTAACAGGGTTTCAACCTGCGATTCTCAGAGCTGTAATTATGGGTTTTGCGGCATTAGTTGGTCTGCTATTAAAAAGGAAGGTAAAACAGTTTGGCTCGTTACTATTAGCAGCAACTCTGCTATTAGTTTTTAATCCTCTATGGATTTGGGATTTAGGTTTTCAATTGAGTTTTTTAGCAACATTAGGATTAGTTGTAACAGTACCCGCATTAGTCAATCGCCTAGCATGGCTACCACCTGCGATCGCTGCTTTAATTGCTGTTCCCCTAGCTGCAACTATTTGGACTTTACCTGTGCAACTTTTTGTCTTTGGGGTTGTACCATCTTATAGTCTGTTGCTGAATGTGGTTAGTACTCCATTAATTTCGATCATTAGTATAGGTGGAATTATCAGTGCGTTAGTAGGTTTAGTTTGGACTGAAGCAGGAAGCCTCCTAGCCGGGGTGTTACATTATCCTACTGATTGGCTAATTAAACTAGTGGAATTTTTTAGCAAGTTACCTGGAAATTCTGTTGCCGTAGGCAGCATATCTACTTGGCAGCTTTTAGCAATTTATATACTAATTGTATTGGTCTGGCTAGTGCGTTGGTGGCAAAGGCGGTGGTGGTTTGCTAATGTGATTGCGATTGGTTTAGTATTCATCCCACTTTGGCACTCTAAAAATACATTGTTTAGGATAACTGTCTTAGAATCTGGGACAGAACCAATTGTAGTTGTTCAAGATCGAGGTACTGTAACTGTAATTAATAGTGGTGATGAAGGTACAGGACGTTTTACAATTTTACCGTTTTTACAACAGCAGGGTGTAAATCAAATAAATTGGGCGATCGCAACTGATTTTCAAGGCAATGAAAGTAATGCTTGGTTTGAATTAATGCAACGGTTACCAATTAATAATTTTTATGAATATTCCAACCAAACAGATAATTCTATTACAAATCAGGCAATTCAACAGGAACTACAAAAACATCAAGGAATTTATCAAACTTTAGCAGTTGGGCAAGCTGTGAAAACTGGTTCTATAGTAGCCCAGTTAATCAACGACCAATTACCAATTTTACAATTGCAAATTTTAGACCAGAATTGGTTATTAATAGGTAATGTTAAATCTAAAGAGGTACAGCAACTAGTTAAAAATGGAAGTTTGCCTAGTCCACAAGTGCTTTGGTGTGCCCCAGAGTCCTTGAAAGATTTAGTTATTGCTCTGCAACCACAAGTAGCGATCGCTTCTTCTGCCAACTTTGATCCAAAAACTTTATCTGAACTGAATCAAAATCAAACTAAACTGTTCTTTACAGGACGAGATGGGGCTATCCAATGGACTCCTAATGGTCAGTTTGAGGCCTTTATTGAATCAACAGAAAACAAATCATCTGTTTTATAAAAAACTTAAAAATTCAGTAAATTCAAAAAAATGAGAGAACGCGTCCCTTACGCCAAGATTGGGAACAGGTTAAAGATGACATTATGCGGCAAGCTGTGCTGTGTAAATTTCAAACTCATACAGATATTAGAGATATCTTACTTTCTACAAACAATGTAGAAATTGTTGAAAACTCACCTATCGATTTTTACTGGGGTTGCGGAGCCGATGGGAGTGGTAAAAATATGCTAGGGAAAATTTTAATGGAAGTGCGGAGTATTTTGCACCATACATAAAGGAGAGATATTGATAATAAAACTATTAAATAAGCTTGTCAAAAATAGTTTTTTAATCGAACTACTCTAGATGTGGAGAACACGAATAAAGAACAAATAGAGACGATCACAAACACTCTAATGTTGCTATATATTTATTACTCTTCATGAGTAGAAATCTGAAAGCCTCGAGTAACGATCGCTATATAAACTTTTACCTTTTCTAAACTTATGCTGTGGTAAAGCAGACTGATGAAAGATGCGTCCTGGTTTTGGGAATACTAGATTTAACACCAGACTTTGCAGGAAGAAGTTGATGTCTAAAATGCGAATGGAATAACCAGATCGAAAAATACAGTTCCCTTGCAATTACCCATAACATACCTAAAACCAGTGAAGCGTAATACAATTACCCATGAATTTGACTCTGGTTCACAAGCAGAAATAATACCTCTACAAGAAAGTAATGACCATTTGTCAGAAGCGTCCAAGCTACTAAGGCAAGGAATTCAACAGCAGCAAGGTGGCGAATTAATAACGGCTATGAAGTCTTTACAGCAATCCTTGGGGCTATTTCAGGCAGTTGGCGATTTAGAAAAACAGGCACAGGTACTTTCTTTTTTAGGATTGGTAACTTACAGCGCTGGAGACTACAAAGGTGCTATCTCTTACTCCCAACAGTGTTTGTCTTTGCTTAATAACACCTCAGATTTAGCATTGCAGATGCAAGCACTTTCCCATTTAGGAAATGCATACCGTCATTTGAACGATCATAATAAAGCTATTGAGTTTCTAGAAAAATGTTTGAAAATAACGCAACAGTTGCAAGACAAACGCAGTCAAGTCGCAGCACTCAATAATTTGGGATTGGTGTATAAAGCTTTAGGTAATTTTACACAGGCTATTGAGTATCAACAGCAAAGTCTAGAGATTGTGAGGGAACTCAAAGATAATTGGGGGGAGGAACAGGTACTCAAGAATTTGGGTAATGCTTGGTATGCTTTAAACAATTACCCAAAAGCGATCGCCTATTATGAGCAATGTGTAGTACTATCACGCTCCTTAAAAAATGTTCGCAGTGCTTCTCAAGTGCTAAAAAATCTGGGCAATGCTTGTTATGCTTTAAGTGATTATACCAAAGCCATTAAGTATTATGAAGATCGGTTGCAATTAGCTAGACAAATTCCAGATAAGCGTATCGAGGAACAGTCTTTAGGTAATTTAGTAGTTGCTTGTGAAGCTTTGGGTGACTATAAAAAAGCAATTACATATCATGAAGAACGTTTGCTACTAGCTAGGAGTATGAAAGATCGGCGCACTGAAGAAGAAGTTCTTACCAGTCTGGAAAAAGCTTATAAAGCCTTGGGTGATTATGCCAAAGCTATGCAATATCAGCAGAGAACATCTTCAAATAGCTAAAAAGCAAGGCTGGGAAACAATTCAAAATTACTAGCACAAATCAATTCCCCCGATTGTTTTTTGTTGTTGGAGATATACGAGAACTTCTAATGTATCTACTTGGGGAAATTCTGCGTAAAAATTACTCACACTCCAGAAGGGTTCGGGTGTTTCCAAGACTATTGTGCGATCGCCCCACTGTTCTAACCAAGGTAGCAATTTTTGTGGCGCTACTGGAGTACATAGCCAAACTGCTGCTGGAGAAAGCGCTCTCATAGCATTTGCTGCTACCGCTATTGTCATACCTGTAGCAATGCCATCATCAACTAAGATCAGCGTAGCATTCTCTGCATTCACCTGCGGACAAGCAGGGATTAATTGAGCCTCAAGAGACTTAGCAAGGTTTATCGCTTTATTTAAAGCTATTTCTCGCCACCGCGCATCATATTTAGAGCGAAATAGCTTTTGATCAGTCCAAAGAACATTTCCAGAAGTAGTCACTGCACCAATTGCTAACTCTGGGTTTTCGGGATGGCTAATCTTTTTTGCCACAACGATTGTCAACGGACAATCTAAAAGACGTGCTATTGGTGCTGCTACTGGTATACCCCCTCTTGGCAAAGCATAAACAATTGGTACAGGCTTTACCCCAGAATCAATAGTTTGCTGAGTCAAAACATCATGAATTACTCGCGCCAATACTTCACCCGCATGGGTACGATCGGCGAAAAGTGGGGTATATGACATGGTTTCCCCCAGCATCTTAGGACGGCACTGCTTTTATCATGACTGAATTTTGTCTCAAATTAACTGATACAATAAGATTTGTATAAATAATTAAGTATTCAGCAAAAGTTTATTGTACTGATAAATATCCAGCCAAAGGGCTATTTAAATCAGATATAACAACTGGTGCTGATGCCAAAATCCTGATTTTCATGAGCAGCGAAACCCAACTCAGCCTCTTCGACGACTCAACTTTTAATCAACGAGAACTGATTCCTACAGACGCGAAAATTCCGATCGCTCCCGGAACTTATTCTGACATAACGGAGTTGACACAGCATTGCGATCGCTGCCACCGTTGTCCATTAGGAGATACTCGAATTCATGCTGTTGTCGGACGTGGTAATCCCAAAGCACCAATTATGGTTATAGGGGAAGCACCAGGTCAAAATGAAGATGAAACGGGTTTACCATTTGTAGGCAGATCGGGACAATTGCTGGAGAAAATTTTGGCATCAGTGAATCTAACTACTGAGCATGATGTATATATTGCCAATATCAATAAATGTCGCCCCCCAGATAATAGAGTTCCCACTCCTGTAGAGGTGGCGGCTTGTCTACCATACCTACTAGAACAAATTCGCTTAGTTGACCCCAAAATAATTTTGTTAACGGGTGCGACTGCTGTCAAAGGTATCACTGGCGATAAGCGGGGAATTACGAAAATTCGCGGTCAGTGGCTAGAGTGGGAAGGGCGTTTATGTATGCCAATTTTTCATCCTTCTTACTTGCTGCGTAACCCTTCTAAAGAAAGAGGTGCGCCAAAATGGTTGATGTGGCAGGATATCCAGGTAGTACGTGCCAAGTTAGACGAAATTCAAAATAACAGCTAATGCTTAATCCCCTCTTTTTCCAGGGTTATGATTACCAATATCTTTTCAATTACTCACTTGGTTGCTATCCCAGTTGGAAAGAAATTCTAAAGCTAATAGCTAAAGTCTTCTCAAGAGGACTAAATTTAAGATTTTAAGCGATGTAAATGACTAGACTCTGTATGTGAAAGAGAAAATTTCAGTCTATTGATTGCGATCGCTATTTTAACGTGAGTCTCCAACGGAGGCACACGTTATTTTAATTGAATATAACGACTTGCTTGTTAGGGGTAAAACTGGAACTAGCGCGCCCCTTGCCAAGGGGTGCGCTAGCACAGGTGAGGTACTTTGGTTATGGGTAATTGAGCAGACTCAATATTACCTTTTACCTTTTAGACGCGAAATTTCAAGTCTCTATTCGTCGTCGAAATCATCTTCGTCGTCTTCCTCTTCTTCCTCGTAATCGTCGTCGTCTACTACTTCGTCAGCAATTAATTCATCTTCTTCATCTAGAATTGACCTTTCTGCACGTCTGCTGCCAAAGCCAGATTCCCCAAGAGTAGGAGAATCTAAATTATAGGTGCGAGCATTGCGATCATCTAAGACCATATCTAGGGGATCGTCAACTTCATCTAACACACTACTGGTAATTTCAGCAGCATAGTCATCGATCGCTCCTGGTTCTTCATAGGTATTATATCCAGTACCAGCCGGAATCAATCGCCCGATAATCACGTTTTCCTTTAATCCGCGCAGCCAGTCAGATTTGCCTTCGATAGCTGCTTCGGTGAGTACCCGTGTTGTCTCTTGGAAGGACGCGGCGGAAATAAAGCTGTCGGTGTTCAACGATGCTTTAGTGATCCCCAATAATACTGGGGTATACTGTGCCCTAGCACCGCCTGTAATTGCCATAGCTTCGTTCACCTGCTCAACTTGACGCAGTTCCACCAATTCGCCGGGAAGCATTGTGGTGTCACCACCATCATCAATCCTAACTTTGTTGGTCATCTGGCGAACAATCACTTCAATGTGCTTATCGGAAATATCAATCCCTTGAGACTGGTACACCATTTGCACTTCATTCACCAAGAAAGTCTGTACCTTTTGTAAAGCAAGGCTAGCACAAGCATAGATTCCATCTTCGGAACCCAAGCTAAAGAAGATTTCCAAAATTTCGTGGGGATTGGATGGCCCATCAGTTAACGGTTGTCCCGCTAATACTATTGAGCCATCTGGCACAATTAAGTTTTGTCCCGGTCCCAGAGGATAATCTGTCACCACGCCATTTGATTCTACGACCTTGATGGCGATCGCTTCATCACCATCACCGTAAACTACCTTAACTTCGCCGCCCCGCCGACATAAGATGCACGCTTCTTTCGGTTTACGAGCTTCAAGTAGTTCCTCAATCCGGGGCAAACCTTGAATGATATCTCCGGTTTTGGCGCGTTCAAACACCAGCAACACCAAGTTATCACCCCGTTGTACCAAATCGCCGTCTTCTATCTGCAACACAGCACCAGGGCTGACTCGATAAGGGCGACCTATACGGGTAGTAATAACGTAGTTTTTACTACTTAAAGCTGATTCCCCACCAGATGCAGCAGCGACACTTTTAACATCCACTACTTGCCCTGATTCTGGGGCAAAAACTCCAGGAGCGACTTCTGTACCTTCTACTAGCAAGTCACCCACTTTTACCTTTGGCTGAGTACTAGTATTAATGGGAAGCCTGTCAGCGTCGCGCAACACTAAACAGCGACGCACGTTTTCTGTTCCTTTTTGAACACCTCGTACTTCCCCGCCTTCTTTACACAAGATTTGGGTACGTGCGACTACAGATCCTGGGGCGATGGTTAGCCCATCGTGTACCTCAAGTGTTGTCTGGGTGCTACCTTGGGTGGCATCGGCGGTAATATCTCTACGAATTACCAAGGATTCCAAAATCACTAGTTGTAAACGTTGAACTTCTGGGTCTTCAGTATCCTCTACTAATTCAATATCTGCTGCCAGGGGTGAAGCATTATGGTCTTGTTCCCCTTCTTGCTCAATTTCCAGCACTAGCTGGGTTCGCAGCAGTTCTACACCTTCAACAGATTTGACGCGTTCTGAATCTTTGTAAGGTAGTCGCTGCACCGCTCTTAATTGAATCGATCGCCCGGTTTGTTGACTTACCGATGTCGTTGATGGCACATCTGGATTATCAGGGACGGCAAACTCAACTACTGGACGGCTCAACAGGGCGGGTCCTTCTGGTGTCTCTACATACTGGATATAACGCAATTCCGTAGCGACATTACCTTGGAATTCCTCACCTGGTTGGATGAAAGTGTTATCTCGCCCGATAACAGATTCGGGATCGTCCACCATCAGTAGTTCCCCTGGCTTCACCACCACTTCCCGCAGGATGTCGTTTTTCTGGGTCACTTCTACCACACCACTGTTTTGGCAGAAGATATCTTTTACCACTTCAGTGCCAGCTTCGACAAACTGACCGTCTTCCACCAACAGCAAGGAGATATCTTTATTAACTTCGTGGCTTTCTTCGGGAATCCACAACAGTGTACCGCCCTGGACGACTTCATAACCCAGCTTGGCTTTGCCTTTTTTCTGGACTTCGACACCTGCAAATTTCAGGAATCCACCAGTGGTTGTGCGATAGCGGTCATCAATTAACTCAGCTACCACTTGACCATTCTGCACTTTTGTGCCTGGTGTAGCTCGGAGGTTAAATACTTGGTTGTTGCCAGTAGAAACTAAGTAGTTATTGCGACCTTGGGAACTTTGGACTGTCACCGTTGCTTGGTCTAAGACCACAGAAGCGGTGATAATCTCAATTTCCCTGGTACTCTTACCTGGGGTAGCTTCTGGCAAGCGCACCACACCGCCATGCAAACTGGTTAACTTGGTTTCTGCTAAAACTCCATTAGAAGCGATCGCATCACCATTTTTCACCACCAATTCTGCACCAGGTGGCAAGTTGTAAACTTCCCCAGACAAAATCCAAATCAAACCACCACGCGCGGCTGTGGTTGTAGTATTGCCTTGACGGTCAGTTTTTTGTTCTGGAACAACTTCGGCAAATTGCACTTCCCCTGCTAAGTCAGAGGCGACATCTTTAACTGCTTTTTCTGTATTAGTCCGAGTTGTGCGTCCACCAAGGGCAACCTCTGCCAACAACTGACCTTGTTTTACCTTATTTCCATCAAATACATATAGTGTTGAACCTTGGGTAAGATGAACCTCTTGGTTTTCTGGGGTAACATCACCTACTTTTGTTGGCTCCAAAAGCATGATGCCATTAGCCTCAACATAGAGGGCATCTTCCCCGTGGCGGGTACGATATGTTCTAGTTTTCAGTTTGCGGGGAAGTTTGACAGTCCCATCAATTTTAGAACGAACTTGTTGTGCTACTTCTCCAGTAAACACCCCACCAGTGTGGAATGTCCGCATGGTTAACTGAGTACCAGGTTCGCCGATACTTTGGGCAGCAATAATCCCTACAGCTTCGCCCAAGTCCACCATCTTGGCGTGTGCCAAACTCCAACCGTAGCAGTGTTGACAGACAGAACGGGCAGCTTCACAAGTTAGTGGCGATCGCACCACAACTTCTCCCACCCCAGACTTTTCAA
This portion of the Nostoc sp. GT001 genome encodes:
- a CDS encoding DNA-directed RNA polymerase subunit beta'', with product MTNEKMIFRNRVVDKGQLRNLISWAFTNYGTARTAVMADKLKDLGFRYATKAGVSISVDDLMIPPTKRLLLEAAEEEIRATETRYQRGEITEVERFQKVIDTWNGTSEALKDEVVVHFKKTNPLNSVYMMAFSGARGNISQVRQLVGMRGLMADPQGEIIDLPIKTNFREGLTVTEYIISSYGARKGLVDTALRTADSGYLTRRLVDVSQDVIIREFDCGTTRGLAIRPMTEGAKTLIPLATRLMGRVIGEDVVHPVTKELIAARNSPIPEELAKKIEKSGVGEVVVRSPLTCEAARSVCQHCYGWSLAHAKMVDLGEAVGIIAAQSIGEPGTQLTMRTFHTGGVFTGEVAQQVRSKIDGTVKLPRKLKTRTYRTRHGEDALYVEANGIMLLEPTKVGDVTPENQEVHLTQGSTLYVFDGNKVKQGQLLAEVALGGRTTRTNTEKAVKDVASDLAGEVQFAEVVPEQKTDRQGNTTTTAARGGLIWILSGEVYNLPPGAELVVKNGDAIASNGVLAETKLTSLHGGVVRLPEATPGKSTREIEIITASVVLDQATVTVQSSQGRNNYLVSTGNNQVFNLRATPGTKVQNGQVVAELIDDRYRTTTGGFLKFAGVEVQKKGKAKLGYEVVQGGTLLWIPEESHEVNKDISLLLVEDGQFVEAGTEVVKDIFCQNSGVVEVTQKNDILREVVVKPGELLMVDDPESVIGRDNTFIQPGEEFQGNVATELRYIQYVETPEGPALLSRPVVEFAVPDNPDVPSTTSVSQQTGRSIQLRAVQRLPYKDSERVKSVEGVELLRTQLVLEIEQEGEQDHNASPLAADIELVEDTEDPEVQRLQLVILESLVIRRDITADATQGSTQTTLEVHDGLTIAPGSVVARTQILCKEGGEVRGVQKGTENVRRCLVLRDADRLPINTSTQPKVKVGDLLVEGTEVAPGVFAPESGQVVDVKSVAAASGGESALSSKNYVITTRIGRPYRVSPGAVLQIEDGDLVQRGDNLVLLVFERAKTGDIIQGLPRIEELLEARKPKEACILCRRGGEVKVVYGDGDEAIAIKVVESNGVVTDYPLGPGQNLIVPDGSIVLAGQPLTDGPSNPHEILEIFFSLGSEDGIYACASLALQKVQTFLVNEVQMVYQSQGIDISDKHIEVIVRQMTNKVRIDDGGDTTMLPGELVELRQVEQVNEAMAITGGARAQYTPVLLGITKASLNTDSFISAASFQETTRVLTEAAIEGKSDWLRGLKENVIIGRLIPAGTGYNTYEEPGAIDDYAAEITSSVLDEVDDPLDMVLDDRNARTYNLDSPTLGESGFGSRRAERSILDEEDELIADEVVDDDDYEEEEEDDEDDFDDE